The proteins below are encoded in one region of Saccopteryx leptura isolate mSacLep1 chromosome 1, mSacLep1_pri_phased_curated, whole genome shotgun sequence:
- the FAU gene encoding ubiquitin-like FUBI-ribosomal protein eS30 fusion protein, with protein sequence MQLFVRAQELHTLEVTGQETVAQIKAHVALLEGIAPEDQVVLLAGTPLEDEAILDQCGVEALTTLEVAGRMLGGKVHGSLARAGKVRGQTPKVAKQEKKKKKTGRAKRRMQYNRRFVNVVPTFGKKKGPNANS encoded by the exons ATGCAGCTTTTTGTCCGCGCCCAGGAGCTACACACCCTTGAGGTCACCGGCCAGGAGACTGTCGCACAAATCAAG GCTCATGTAGCCTTACTGGAGGGCATCGCTCCAGAAGATCAAGTCGTGCTTCTGGCAGGAACGCCCCTAGAGGATGAAGCTATCTTGGACCAGTGTGGAGTGGAGGCTCTGACCACTCTGGAAGTAGCCGGTCGCATGCTTGGAG GTAAAGTCCATGGTTCCTTGGCCCGTGCTGGGAAAGTAAGAGGGCAGACCCCCAAG GTGGCCaaacaggagaaaaagaagaagaagactggTCGGGCCAAGCGGCGGATGCAGTACAACCGGCGTTTTGTCAATGTTGTGCCCACCTTTGGCAAGAAGAAGGGCCCCAATGCCAACTCTTAA